In a single window of the Chloroflexota bacterium genome:
- the casB gene encoding type I-E CRISPR-associated protein Cse2/CasB, with protein MTEDDRGALAMLRRGLRRAPGNEPAMHKYVVPWLGDEKGWREDVFYLVASMFAFHPTNWPEDTEDKDPNLGASFARLSRSDGGSVEAVERRFTVLLSTHQEDLHVQLRHAVSLLKSKDVPVDWVRLLSDLRWWGNDDRSVQRRWAKAFWGQTP; from the coding sequence GTGACGGAGGACGACCGCGGCGCGTTGGCCATGCTGCGGCGGGGGCTGCGCAGAGCGCCCGGCAACGAGCCGGCGATGCACAAATACGTGGTTCCCTGGCTCGGTGACGAGAAGGGGTGGCGAGAGGACGTGTTCTACTTGGTGGCGTCCATGTTCGCGTTCCATCCCACGAATTGGCCTGAGGATACCGAGGACAAGGACCCAAACCTCGGCGCGTCCTTTGCCCGGCTATCTCGGTCAGATGGAGGTTCGGTTGAAGCCGTCGAGCGCCGCTTCACCGTCTTGCTAAGCACCCACCAGGAAGACTTGCACGTCCAACTGCGCCATGCCGTCAGCTTGCTCAAGTCCAAAGATGTCCCCGTGGATTGGGTCCGACTGCTCAGCGACCTGCGCTGGTGGGGAAACGATGACCGAAGCGTGCAACGGCGCTGGGCCAAGGCCTTCTGGGGACAGACGCCCTAG
- the cas1e gene encoding type I-E CRISPR-associated endonuclease Cas1e, whose amino-acid sequence MRLTDLHELPKVRDSWSYLYVEHGRIDQDAKAIALHDANGKTAIPCAALTTLMLGPGTSITHAAIKTLADCGCLVVWTGEEGVRFYAQGLGETRSSRRLLTQAKLWADPKSRLRVVFRMYQMRFDEALDPSTTLRQVRGKEGIRVRETYARLSRETGVVWKGRSYRRGRWGASDPINRALSAANSCLYGVCHAAIVSAGYSPALGFIHTGKMRSFVYDVADLYKTETSIPAAFNAVAEGVADLEGTVRRRCRDYFHARKLMSRIVADIERVLAVPVGEPHTPLDSDLALPGGIWDPEAGAVEGGVNYAELLEGQHDGHAAGASVAKSPR is encoded by the coding sequence ATGAGACTCACGGACCTGCACGAGCTTCCCAAAGTCCGCGATAGCTGGAGTTATCTCTACGTCGAGCACGGTCGCATTGACCAGGACGCCAAGGCCATCGCTCTCCACGACGCCAACGGCAAGACGGCCATCCCCTGCGCCGCGTTAACCACGCTGATGTTGGGGCCCGGGACCTCCATCACGCACGCCGCCATCAAGACGCTGGCCGACTGCGGGTGTTTGGTGGTGTGGACCGGAGAAGAAGGCGTGCGGTTCTACGCCCAGGGACTCGGCGAGACTCGCTCGTCTCGTCGACTATTGACCCAAGCCAAGCTCTGGGCGGACCCCAAGAGCCGACTGCGCGTCGTCTTTCGGATGTATCAGATGCGGTTCGACGAGGCTCTGGACCCATCGACCACGCTGCGCCAGGTTCGCGGCAAGGAGGGTATTCGGGTGCGCGAGACCTACGCCAGACTCAGCCGCGAGACCGGCGTCGTCTGGAAGGGGCGTTCCTACCGGCGGGGTCGCTGGGGAGCGAGCGATCCCATCAATCGAGCGCTCTCGGCGGCCAATAGCTGTCTCTACGGCGTCTGTCACGCCGCCATCGTGTCGGCGGGATACTCTCCGGCTCTCGGGTTCATTCACACCGGCAAGATGCGCTCTTTCGTCTATGACGTTGCCGACCTGTACAAGACGGAGACTTCGATCCCGGCGGCATTCAACGCCGTGGCGGAAGGCGTTGCCGATCTTGAGGGCACGGTGCGCCGGCGCTGCCGCGATTACTTCCATGCGCGCAAGCTCATGTCTCGGATCGTGGCGGATATCGAGCGGGTGCTCGCCGTGCCAGTCGGTGAACCCCACACGCCCCTCGACTCGGACCTCGCGCTGCCTGGCGGTATCTGGGACCCGGAAGCCGGGGCGGTCGAGGGCGGCGTCAACTATGCCGAGCTGTTGGAGGGACAACATGACGGTCATGCTGCTGGAGCGAGTGTCGCCAAGTCTCCGCGGTGA
- the cas6e gene encoding type I-E CRISPR-associated protein Cas6/Cse3/CasE, with the protein MYLSRLALDPRDRGVRRDLADVYQMHRTIMSAFPQVEEPGQARTRLAVLYRVDADRRTGRVVLLVQSKLKPDWDCLPAGYLADGVGELSNPATKSVAAAWAALRAGQTLRFRLRANPTKKIDTKSGPDGRRRHGRRVDLRTEAQQIDWLARRAERAGFGLLPVLSDSDVPAVRVGAGEKLLGKGRRLTLVGVRFEGLLQIEDLDRFRRALEEGIGPGKAFGCGLMSVAPYRRHA; encoded by the coding sequence GTGTACCTGTCGCGGCTGGCGCTTGATCCGCGAGATCGTGGAGTTCGCCGCGATCTCGCGGATGTGTACCAGATGCATCGGACCATCATGTCCGCGTTCCCGCAGGTCGAGGAGCCGGGCCAGGCGCGGACGCGACTGGCCGTCTTGTATCGCGTGGACGCGGACAGGCGAACAGGACGAGTTGTCCTCTTGGTGCAGTCCAAATTGAAGCCTGACTGGGACTGCCTACCCGCGGGCTATCTCGCCGACGGCGTCGGCGAGTTGAGCAACCCGGCCACCAAGTCCGTGGCCGCGGCCTGGGCTGCACTGCGTGCGGGACAGACCCTGCGCTTCCGCCTGCGCGCCAATCCCACGAAGAAGATCGACACCAAGTCCGGGCCCGACGGACGCCGGCGCCATGGCCGGCGGGTGGACCTGCGCACCGAAGCGCAGCAAATCGACTGGTTGGCGCGGCGAGCCGAACGGGCGGGCTTTGGTCTCCTTCCCGTTCTCTCCGACAGTGACGTTCCAGCCGTGCGGGTCGGCGCTGGCGAGAAGCTGCTGGGCAAGGGTCGCCGGTTGACCCTGGTCGGCGTGCGCTTCGAGGGGCTGCTCCAGATCGAAGACCTGGACCGCTTTCGCCGTGCGCTTGAGGAAGGCATTGGACCGGGCAAGGCCTTTGGCTGCGGACTCATGTCCGTCGCTCCCTACCGGAGGCACGCATGA
- the cas7e gene encoding type I-E CRISPR-associated protein Cas7/Cse4/CasC, giving the protein MLVELHILQNFAPANLNRDDTGMPKDCEFGGYRRARISSQCFKRAVRQEFDAGLIEPQFLAVRTKRLVGELVERLQAQGKDAQAAQDVVKSALGGVELTVNDDGKTQYLLFLGSQEISNLTDLCVAHWDQLVSAAPDATPDQGGTTRRRAKKVGKDAVPKEVRDAADAILDGGKAADLALFGRMLADLPDKNTDAASQVAHAISTNRISMELDYYTAVDDLKPEDTAGADMIGAVGFNSGCFYRYSNVDMRQLTSNLQGDEELVRQTLEAFLRASVSAVPTGKQNSMAAHNPPSFVLAVVRKSSLWNLANAFLKPVRPREGQDLAACSVEALDRYLGKLSAIYGDDSIVGAWAVSLEDDGVTHLKDSLVPTFDDLVCGVLAHAAPDAGNAG; this is encoded by the coding sequence ATGTTGGTTGAGCTTCACATCCTGCAGAACTTCGCGCCCGCCAATCTCAACCGTGACGACACCGGCATGCCCAAGGACTGCGAGTTCGGCGGCTACCGCCGCGCCCGTATCTCCAGCCAGTGCTTCAAGCGGGCGGTGAGGCAAGAATTCGATGCGGGCCTCATAGAGCCGCAATTCCTCGCCGTTCGCACGAAGCGGCTGGTCGGCGAGCTTGTCGAACGACTCCAGGCACAAGGGAAGGACGCGCAAGCGGCGCAAGACGTGGTCAAATCTGCCCTTGGTGGAGTAGAGCTCACCGTCAACGACGATGGCAAGACTCAATACCTGCTGTTCCTCGGCAGCCAAGAGATCAGCAACCTGACGGATCTGTGTGTTGCGCACTGGGATCAGCTTGTCAGCGCTGCCCCCGACGCGACACCGGATCAGGGAGGAACGACACGGCGGAGGGCAAAGAAAGTTGGCAAAGACGCAGTTCCCAAGGAAGTTCGCGATGCCGCTGACGCCATCCTTGACGGCGGCAAGGCCGCCGACCTAGCCCTCTTTGGCCGCATGTTGGCAGACCTACCGGACAAGAACACAGACGCCGCTTCCCAGGTGGCGCACGCCATCTCAACCAACCGCATCAGCATGGAGCTGGACTACTACACCGCCGTCGACGACCTCAAGCCCGAGGACACGGCGGGCGCTGACATGATCGGGGCTGTCGGCTTCAACTCCGGTTGCTTCTATCGCTATTCGAACGTCGACATGCGCCAGCTCACGTCCAATCTCCAGGGAGACGAGGAACTGGTGCGCCAGACCTTGGAAGCCTTCCTCCGCGCCTCGGTGAGCGCTGTGCCCACGGGCAAGCAGAACAGCATGGCCGCCCACAACCCGCCCTCCTTTGTCTTGGCCGTCGTGCGCAAGTCGTCGCTTTGGAACCTGGCCAACGCGTTCCTCAAACCGGTGAGGCCTCGCGAAGGCCAGGACCTCGCGGCTTGCTCCGTGGAGGCCCTGGACCGCTACTTGGGAAAGCTGTCCGCGATCTACGGCGACGATTCCATTGTTGGTGCCTGGGCCGTCTCGCTCGAAGACGACGGCGTTACCCACCTCAAGGACAGCCTGGTTCCCACCTTCGACGACTTGGTCTGCGGCGTTCTCGCCCACGCTGCGCCCGACGCCGGCAACGCGGGCTGA
- the casA gene encoding type I-E CRISPR-associated protein Cse1/CasA — protein sequence MPVTASFNLIDEPWVPCAMLDGSRQTLGLRDVLARAHDIAEINGESPLVIAALHRLLLAVLYRNFSVQSTEDWRSLWERGEWDACHLDAYFEQWRCRFDLFDEDKPFYQVSGLDWDKGSSSARLLFHQDNNATLFTHLSASEPPRLTPAESVRLLMGFMAFDVGGLKTSERGRQSAKAAMLNKGAVVLVKGETLFKTLMLNLCRYDPEDGEPWDFDSENDIPAWERSEETRPADRRPDGYLDLLTWQSRRIRLQPQLDEDGSTIVKNVVIMKGFQPSEGYTIRGKETMLAFQENPRATGKQDPWPAVTLKEGRALWRDSLALFYMRSVNSDRPQVLDWLSDLVSEGIISRSTTIPVDLLGLGSNRAKIEFWRHERLPLPLAYLDNNDLVDKLGDARDLAEGVARGLNSVLWTMAVRILAASQEGNPERNAVENFVNYLGAERAYWPRLEEPFKQLMTDLPADLDADGDYGGRQLPKWRDRLRRTLWDAFHEATRGLERSPRTFKAVAVAERRLAARTREYLSVQEEA from the coding sequence ATGCCTGTGACGGCGTCATTCAACCTGATAGATGAGCCTTGGGTTCCCTGCGCCATGCTCGACGGGTCGCGCCAAACCTTGGGTTTGCGCGACGTGCTGGCGCGCGCGCACGACATAGCCGAGATCAATGGGGAATCACCGCTGGTGATTGCCGCACTCCACCGGTTGCTTCTTGCAGTGCTCTACCGAAACTTTAGTGTGCAGTCGACAGAAGACTGGCGATCTCTTTGGGAGCGAGGAGAGTGGGACGCATGCCACCTTGATGCATATTTCGAGCAATGGCGCTGTCGCTTTGATCTGTTCGACGAAGATAAGCCCTTCTATCAAGTGTCCGGCCTCGATTGGGATAAGGGATCCTCTTCAGCTCGGCTATTATTTCACCAGGACAATAATGCCACGTTGTTCACGCACTTGTCTGCATCTGAACCGCCGAGACTTACACCAGCGGAATCTGTTCGTCTACTTATGGGATTCATGGCGTTTGATGTTGGTGGACTCAAGACATCTGAACGCGGTCGGCAATCGGCCAAGGCCGCGATGCTGAACAAGGGCGCGGTCGTGCTTGTTAAAGGCGAGACCTTGTTCAAGACTCTCATGCTGAATCTATGCCGGTATGATCCCGAAGATGGTGAGCCATGGGACTTTGACAGCGAGAACGATATTCCAGCGTGGGAGCGGAGTGAAGAGACCCGACCGGCCGACAGAAGGCCCGATGGTTACCTCGACCTGCTCACTTGGCAGAGCCGCCGCATTCGCCTCCAGCCGCAGTTGGATGAAGACGGAAGCACAATCGTTAAGAACGTTGTTATCATGAAGGGATTTCAGCCTTCTGAGGGCTACACCATTCGAGGTAAGGAGACAATGTTGGCCTTCCAGGAGAATCCAAGAGCCACGGGGAAGCAGGACCCGTGGCCTGCCGTGACCTTGAAGGAAGGCAGGGCGTTGTGGCGTGACAGTCTTGCGCTGTTTTATATGAGGAGTGTCAATTCAGATCGACCGCAAGTCCTTGACTGGCTGTCTGACCTGGTGAGCGAAGGCATCATTTCCCGATCCACGACAATTCCAGTAGATCTTCTTGGCCTTGGGAGCAACCGTGCAAAGATTGAATTCTGGCGGCATGAGCGGCTGCCGTTGCCTCTTGCGTACCTGGACAATAACGACCTGGTCGACAAGCTAGGGGACGCCCGGGACTTGGCGGAAGGCGTTGCCCGAGGCTTGAATTCAGTTCTCTGGACAATGGCTGTGAGGATTCTTGCAGCAAGCCAAGAGGGGAATCCTGAGCGGAACGCCGTGGAGAACTTTGTCAACTACCTTGGTGCGGAACGGGCCTACTGGCCGCGTCTGGAGGAGCCTTTCAAACAGCTCATGACGGATCTGCCCGCTGATCTTGACGCGGATGGCGATTATGGCGGCAGGCAGCTTCCCAAGTGGCGCGATAGGCTTCGTCGCACGCTTTGGGATGCTTTCCATGAGGCCACGCGCGGACTGGAGCGCTCGCCGCGCACGTTCAAGGCGGTGGCCGTCGCCGAGCGGCGGCTAGCGGCTAGAACGCGAGAGTACTTATCGGTGCAGGAAGAGGCCTGA
- the cas5e gene encoding type I-E CRISPR-associated protein Cas5/CasD: MGTLLLRLAGPMQSWGTQSRFTMRDTGLEPSKSGVIGLLGAALGRPRREPVDDLAALRLGVRVDWPGVMQVDYHTAGGGTLPDGSRYGVRKASGAAGDTVLSNRYYLADADFLVGLDGEDDDLLRRLHAALREPVWQLYLGRKAFVPGVPVYVPGGLREGERLEHALTSYPWPRLDMDVPPRRRHPDQLRLTVEDPEGHEVRMDQPHGDSFQTRRFLPRRVRNYFVALGPGDGEVPIRQDAEEDVGVPVAAGA, from the coding sequence GTGGGCACGCTGCTGCTGCGTCTGGCGGGGCCAATGCAGTCTTGGGGCACGCAGAGCCGCTTCACGATGCGGGACACCGGCTTGGAGCCTTCCAAGAGCGGCGTCATCGGCCTGCTCGGCGCCGCTTTGGGACGGCCGCGACGTGAGCCGGTGGATGATCTCGCGGCCCTGCGCTTGGGAGTGCGCGTGGATTGGCCCGGTGTCATGCAAGTGGACTACCACACGGCGGGCGGGGGAACGCTTCCCGACGGCAGCCGCTACGGCGTACGCAAGGCCAGCGGCGCGGCCGGCGATACCGTGCTGTCTAACCGCTACTACCTGGCCGACGCCGACTTTCTGGTGGGGCTGGACGGCGAAGATGACGACCTGCTGCGCCGCCTGCACGCCGCCCTGCGTGAGCCTGTGTGGCAACTCTACCTGGGCCGCAAGGCGTTCGTGCCTGGCGTTCCGGTCTACGTTCCCGGCGGGCTTCGTGAGGGCGAGCGGCTGGAGCACGCGCTGACAAGCTACCCCTGGCCCAGGCTCGACATGGACGTCCCGCCGCGGAGGCGCCATCCCGATCAATTGCGCCTGACGGTTGAGGATCCGGAGGGACATGAGGTGCGGATGGACCAGCCCCACGGCGATTCGTTCCAGACGCGCCGCTTTCTGCCCCGCCGCGTGCGCAACTACTTTGTCGCATTGGGACCGGGCGATGGCGAAGTTCCAATACGCCAGGACGCCGAGGAGGATGTGGGTGTACCTGTCGCGGCTGGCGCTTGA
- a CDS encoding XRE family transcriptional regulator translates to MNEATTTLFVRGKYQLARYELGSSATGRRLTEREVLEAYGPRVFAEIDDQLSAVLLARAGAIEHAIREQRDALGVTRAELARAANVDREIIDRAETDTEQLELRDLEHLAFVLGLDPAKLSIDERAGSDPDLGVRLRVLEIERVATPTSARLSARTVLRFSEAASIIRSQLLLQRWLGKQSEAARFEASPNYGPPAWRAGYALAGQARDRLGIGLEPIESMRDLVEGRLGIPIIQVPLPPEIAGATISSQGQRGIVLNVDGRNENVWIRRTTLAHELGHILFDPEEQLANVRVDSYEQIARDAEHDSQLPDYVEQRANAFAVEFLAPREAVRQLVPSPAQVSAVSVERVMSDFGIGRAAARFHVGNAWWGEAELPVESAIQTTPTDDQKAAENFALDYFQPIVTPEQRRGRFAFLAAEAVEKRLITHDTAAQYLACTENEIRDALPVLLDLA, encoded by the coding sequence GTGAACGAAGCCACCACGACGCTGTTCGTAAGAGGTAAGTACCAACTCGCCCGATACGAGCTGGGAAGTTCCGCGACGGGCCGTCGCCTGACTGAGCGTGAGGTTCTTGAGGCATACGGCCCCCGGGTATTTGCCGAGATTGATGACCAGTTGTCTGCCGTGCTGCTAGCGCGCGCCGGCGCAATCGAACATGCGATTCGCGAACAGCGCGATGCGTTGGGCGTGACACGCGCTGAGCTCGCACGCGCCGCGAATGTCGACCGTGAAATCATTGATCGAGCAGAGACTGACACCGAACAGCTCGAGTTGAGGGACCTTGAGCACTTGGCATTCGTACTTGGCCTCGATCCCGCCAAGCTGAGCATTGACGAGCGCGCGGGTTCGGATCCTGATTTGGGCGTCAGGCTGCGCGTCCTAGAGATCGAGCGCGTCGCAACTCCCACCAGTGCTCGGCTCAGCGCCCGGACCGTGTTGCGCTTCTCAGAAGCCGCTTCGATTATCAGGTCGCAGCTTCTGCTTCAGCGTTGGTTGGGAAAGCAAAGCGAGGCGGCGAGATTTGAGGCCTCGCCCAACTACGGTCCTCCGGCTTGGCGGGCGGGATATGCGCTTGCCGGACAGGCACGGGATCGGTTGGGGATCGGTCTTGAACCAATCGAGTCGATGCGGGACCTAGTCGAGGGCCGCCTTGGCATCCCGATCATTCAGGTTCCACTCCCACCGGAGATTGCGGGTGCCACAATCTCGTCGCAGGGTCAGCGAGGCATCGTGCTCAACGTGGATGGACGGAACGAGAATGTGTGGATTCGCCGAACGACGCTCGCGCATGAACTGGGGCATATCCTCTTTGATCCCGAAGAGCAACTTGCAAATGTCCGTGTCGACAGCTACGAGCAAATCGCGCGCGACGCCGAGCACGACAGCCAGTTGCCGGACTATGTGGAACAACGAGCCAACGCCTTTGCAGTTGAGTTCCTCGCTCCACGGGAAGCTGTGAGGCAACTCGTGCCGAGCCCTGCGCAAGTGAGCGCAGTAAGTGTTGAGCGGGTGATGTCGGACTTCGGAATTGGCAGAGCCGCAGCACGCTTCCACGTGGGGAACGCCTGGTGGGGAGAGGCCGAGTTACCTGTCGAGTCAGCTATTCAGACGACGCCTACAGATGACCAGAAAGCGGCCGAAAACTTTGCGCTGGACTACTTCCAACCGATTGTCACGCCTGAGCAGCGGCGTGGTCGCTTCGCCTTTCTGGCGGCGGAAGCGGTTGAAAAAAGGCTAATTACACACGATACGGCAGCTCAGTACCTTGCCTGCACAGAGAACGAAATCAGGGATGCCCTTCCTGTTTTACTCGACCTAGCGTAG
- the cas3 gene encoding CRISPR-associated helicase Cas3': MSRNYDSPTYHPLLCHMIDVSMVAREMWTSALSPGQRSEAAITLGFGSDDEAAGRWFALFAGLHDLGKASPSFQLQVGRVRSKVAERLYSVGLRWGQIPINPPLHGTITAATLPNILENEFGLNAQGSKRIAVVVGGHHGVLPRTSDINNVRSTALGTREWDVLRRDIVKWLAEVLDVPRDRIPGDISNATAMALAGFVSIADWIGSNTDYFDYACPSDLSAYARGAADIARQALDDLGWVHQPRPRGVQEFKKLFPHIAVPNELQRTVALCVREIDAPGLVIIESPMGEGKTEASMYLADYWAESAGRHGCYFALPTQATSNQMFGRVRDFLYGQYTGDQVQLQLLHGHASLSAEFQVLRRNHRTFTPTGIDQDANARDTNDAGVIAAEWFTHRKRGLLAPFGVGTIDQVLLAALQTKHVFVRLFGLAWKTVIVDEVHAYDAYMLTLLERLLEWLAALGSPVVLLSATLPRNRREALLAAYLKGLGNEAGPETAALQTTYPRISWASASSPRGAQTVQASRGAKTIALEWTDGALPDHDVASFPLGERLKRALAQGGCAAVICNTVRRAQDIYLALKPYFPNIADDGCPELDLLHARYLFEDREAREQRALARFGKPDGTVTDATGKERAVQRPSSAVLVSTQVIEQSLDLDFDLMVSDMAPADLLLQRTGRLHRHQRSRSHGVEHPRLLVCRPEPSDGVPQFEAGTKAVYDQHVLLRSWLALRDRQTIRVPDDVEEMIENVYDDRSPVDLSERLREEWQDTRNDLEEAIEKEREEARNRWIKAPAYSGQLWRLAADPHEEDSPDFHQAYQALTRLAPPSASVVLLFGSRDAAFWDADHSESVDMDVVPAGDSVVRFLRRSVSISDKRVVFQLLEQSPPANWRRMALLRNHRAVFLNSAGVSDEIGSYRIVLDGETGARVVSTSEECL, translated from the coding sequence ATGAGTCGGAACTACGATTCGCCTACCTATCACCCGCTGCTGTGTCACATGATCGACGTCTCAATGGTGGCGCGAGAAATGTGGACCTCTGCGCTCTCACCCGGGCAGCGGAGTGAGGCAGCAATAACCCTGGGATTCGGCAGTGATGATGAGGCTGCTGGGCGTTGGTTCGCGTTGTTTGCCGGACTCCATGACCTAGGCAAGGCCTCGCCATCGTTTCAGCTCCAGGTAGGACGCGTACGCAGCAAAGTTGCAGAACGTCTGTATAGTGTCGGACTACGGTGGGGACAGATTCCGATCAATCCGCCTCTGCACGGAACGATAACTGCTGCCACTCTGCCCAATATACTAGAAAACGAATTTGGCCTGAACGCGCAAGGATCCAAACGTATTGCGGTAGTTGTTGGCGGGCATCACGGTGTTCTACCTCGTACATCCGACATCAATAATGTCCGAAGTACTGCCCTAGGGACGCGTGAATGGGATGTTCTCAGGAGAGATATTGTCAAGTGGCTGGCTGAAGTCCTGGATGTTCCCCGTGACCGTATCCCTGGCGACATCAGCAATGCTACGGCGATGGCTCTGGCCGGATTCGTGAGCATCGCGGACTGGATAGGCTCCAACACCGATTACTTTGACTACGCTTGCCCATCTGACCTGAGCGCATACGCGCGCGGCGCGGCCGATATCGCTCGGCAAGCGCTCGACGATCTGGGCTGGGTCCACCAGCCGCGACCACGCGGCGTCCAGGAATTCAAGAAGCTATTCCCTCACATAGCGGTACCCAACGAGCTGCAACGGACGGTCGCATTGTGTGTGCGAGAGATCGATGCACCCGGTTTGGTCATCATCGAGTCGCCCATGGGCGAGGGTAAGACCGAAGCCTCGATGTATCTGGCCGACTATTGGGCTGAGTCCGCGGGCCGGCACGGGTGCTATTTCGCCTTGCCGACCCAGGCGACCAGCAATCAGATGTTTGGCAGGGTTCGGGATTTTCTGTACGGACAATATACCGGCGACCAGGTTCAGCTGCAGTTGCTCCATGGCCATGCCTCGCTGTCCGCGGAGTTCCAGGTGCTGCGTCGCAACCACCGGACCTTTACACCCACCGGGATTGACCAGGACGCCAATGCACGGGACACCAACGACGCTGGAGTGATTGCAGCAGAGTGGTTCACACACCGCAAACGCGGGCTGCTGGCACCGTTCGGCGTGGGCACCATCGACCAGGTGCTGCTGGCGGCGCTCCAGACCAAGCACGTCTTTGTCCGGCTGTTTGGCTTGGCGTGGAAGACCGTCATCGTGGATGAGGTCCACGCCTACGACGCCTATATGCTCACGCTGCTGGAGCGGTTGCTGGAATGGCTGGCGGCCCTCGGCTCGCCGGTGGTGCTACTCTCCGCGACCCTTCCTCGCAACCGGCGTGAGGCGCTGCTCGCGGCGTACCTGAAGGGCCTCGGCAATGAAGCTGGACCTGAAACGGCGGCGCTCCAGACGACATATCCGCGTATCTCCTGGGCGTCGGCCAGCTCACCTCGCGGGGCTCAGACGGTGCAGGCCTCGCGCGGCGCGAAGACGATCGCCTTGGAGTGGACAGATGGTGCCCTACCCGACCACGACGTCGCGTCGTTTCCCTTGGGTGAGCGCCTAAAACGCGCCTTGGCGCAGGGCGGATGCGCCGCCGTCATCTGCAACACCGTACGCCGTGCCCAGGATATCTACCTCGCCCTCAAGCCCTACTTCCCGAATATTGCCGACGATGGCTGTCCCGAGTTGGACCTGCTGCACGCCCGCTATCTCTTCGAGGACCGGGAGGCACGCGAGCAGCGCGCGCTTGCCCGTTTCGGTAAGCCAGACGGAACCGTGACAGATGCCACCGGCAAGGAGCGCGCGGTCCAGCGTCCGTCCAGCGCCGTCCTAGTGTCCACGCAGGTCATCGAGCAGAGTCTGGACCTGGACTTCGATCTGATGGTGTCGGACATGGCCCCCGCCGACTTGTTGCTCCAGCGCACCGGCCGGCTCCACCGGCACCAGCGTTCCCGCTCCCACGGCGTGGAGCATCCGCGTCTACTGGTTTGCCGCCCGGAGCCGAGCGACGGCGTGCCTCAGTTTGAGGCGGGCACGAAAGCCGTCTATGACCAACATGTGCTGCTGCGCTCTTGGCTAGCCCTTCGCGATCGCCAGACCATCCGCGTGCCCGACGACGTGGAGGAGATGATCGAGAACGTGTACGACGACCGTTCGCCTGTCGACTTGTCCGAGCGGCTTCGGGAAGAATGGCAAGACACACGGAACGATTTAGAGGAGGCAATTGAAAAGGAGCGCGAGGAGGCAAGAAACCGTTGGATCAAAGCTCCTGCATATAGCGGACAACTCTGGCGGCTGGCAGCAGATCCACATGAGGAGGATTCCCCAGACTTTCATCAGGCTTATCAGGCCCTGACGCGGCTTGCTCCTCCCAGCGCGTCGGTGGTCCTGCTTTTTGGGAGCCGGGACGCCGCATTTTGGGACGCAGACCACAGCGAATCCGTGGATATGGATGTCGTACCGGCGGGTGATTCGGTTGTACGCTTCCTAAGACGGTCAGTGTCAATTTCCGACAAGCGCGTGGTGTTTCAGCTCCTTGAACAATCACCGCCGGCAAACTGGCGCCGGATGGCGTTGCTAAGGAATCACCGAGCAGTCTTCCTGAATAGTGCTGGCGTTTCCGATGAAATCGGTTCCTATAGGATTGTGCTGGATGGTGAGACTGGCGCGAGGGTGGTAAGCACGAGCGAGGAATGCCTGTGA